In Mus musculus strain C57BL/6J chromosome 9, GRCm38.p6 C57BL/6J, one genomic interval encodes:
- the Mst1 gene encoding hepatocyte growth factor-like protein isoform X2, protein MLSENSATCPVAGLTCLRPSKDPSHSGATRARLLTASAEKVKTIEAQPIPPLRACPASGGMRRVHTSTALCQRNMLARTFVRISAGILMAPRRLGASHLDLVCAWPSATRSHAALKNWCQRDATTAQVNSIVAQSARRARAFSASTGPLRHRTSHNLHPPRHRRRDWRPTSAGILMGIAMGPGAIPWTRISCLTTVPYSAVMMTSHHPFWTPQVVFEKCGKRVDKSNKLRVVGGHPGNSPWTVSLRNRQGQHFCGGSLVKEQWVLTARQCIWSCHEPLTGYEVWLGTINQNPQPGEANLQRVPVAKAVCGPAGSQLVLLKLERPVILNHHVALICLPPEQYVVPPGTKCEIAGWGESIGTSNNTVLHVASMNVISNQECNTKYRGHIQESEICTQGLVVPVGACEGDYGGPLACYTHDCWVLQGLIIPNRVCARPRWPAIFTRVSVFVDWINKVMQLE, encoded by the exons ATGTTGAGCGAGAATTCTGCGACCTGCCCAGTTGCG GGCCTAACCTGCCTCCGACCGTCAAAGGATCCAAGTCACAGCGGCGCAACAAGGGCAAGGCTCTTAACTGCTTCCGCGGAAAAGGTGAAGACTATCGAGGCACAACCAATACCACCTCTGCGGGCGTGCCCTGCCAGCGGTGGGATGCGCAGAGTCCACACCAGCACCGCTTTGTGCCAGAGAAATATGCTTGCAA GGACCTTCGTGAGAATTTCTGCCGGAATCCTGATGGCTCCGAGGCGCCTTGGTGCTTCACATCTCGACCTGGTTTGCGCATGGCCTTCTGCCACCAGATCCCACGCTGCACTGAAGAACTGGTGCCAGAGG GATGCTACCACGGCTCAGGTGAACAGTATCGTGGCTCAGTCAGCAAGACGCGCAAGGGCGTTCAGTGCCAGCACTGGTCCTCTGAGACACCGCACAAGCCACA ATTTACACCCACCTCGGCACCGCAGGCGGGACTGGAGGCCAACTTCTGCAGGAATCCTGATGGGGATAGCCATGGGCCCTGGTGCTATACCTTGGACCCGGATATCCTGTTTGACTACTGTGCCCTACAGCGCTGTG ATGATGACCAGCCACCATCCATTCTGGACCCCCCAG GTGGTGTTTGAAAAGTGTGGCAAGAGAGTTGACAAGAGTAATAAACTTCGTGTGGTGGGAGGCCATCCTGGGAACTCCCCATGGACGGTCAGCTTGCGGAATCG ACAGGGCCAGCATTTCTGTGGGGGCTCCCTAGTGAAGGAGCAGTGGGTACTGACTGCCCGGCAATGCATCTGGTCATG CCACGAACCTCTCACAGGATACGAGGTATGGTTGGGTACAATTAACCAGAACCCACAGCCTGGAGAGGCAAACCTGCAGAGGGTCCCAGTGGCCAAGGCAGTGTGCGGCCCTGCAGGCTCCCAGCTTGTTCTGCTCAAGCTGGAGAG ACCTGTGATCCTGAACCATCACGTGGCCCTGATTTGCCTGCCTCCTGAACAGTATGTGGTACCTCCAGGGACCAAGTGTGAGATCGCAGGCTGGGGTGAATCCATCG GTACAAGCAATAACACAGTCCTTCATGTGGCCTCGATGAATGTCATCTCCAACCAGGAATGTAACACGAAGTACCGAGGACACATACAAGAGAGTGAGATATGCACCCAGGGACTGGTGGTCCCTGTGGGGGCTTGTGAG GGTGACTACGGGGGCCCACTTGCCTGCTATACCCATGACTGCTGGGTCCTACAGGGACTTATCATCCCGAACAGAGTGTGTGCACGGCCCCGCTGGCCAGCTATCTTCACACGGGTGTCTGTGTTCGTGGACTGGATTAACAAGGTCATGCAGCTGGAGTAG
- the Mst1 gene encoding hepatocyte growth factor-like protein isoform X4, which yields MAPRRLGASHLDLVCAWPSATRSHAALKNWCQRDATTAQVNSIVAQSARRARAFSASTGPLRHRTSHNLHPPRHRRRDWRPTSAGILMGIAMGPGAIPWTRISCLTTVPYSAVMMTSHHPFWTPQVVFEKCGKRVDKSNKLRVVGGHPGNSPWTVSLRNRQGQHFCGGSLVKEQWVLTARQCIWSCHEPLTGYEVWLGTINQNPQPGEANLQRVPVAKAVCGPAGSQLVLLKLERPVILNHHVALICLPPEQYVVPPGTKCEIAGWGESIGTSNNTVLHVASMNVISNQECNTKYRGHIQESEICTQGLVVPVGACEGDYGGPLACYTHDCWVLQGLIIPNRVCARPRWPAIFTRVSVFVDWINKVMQLE from the exons ATGGCTCCGAGGCGCCTTGGTGCTTCACATCTCGACCTGGTTTGCGCATGGCCTTCTGCCACCAGATCCCACGCTGCACTGAAGAACTGGTGCCAGAGG GATGCTACCACGGCTCAGGTGAACAGTATCGTGGCTCAGTCAGCAAGACGCGCAAGGGCGTTCAGTGCCAGCACTGGTCCTCTGAGACACCGCACAAGCCACA ATTTACACCCACCTCGGCACCGCAGGCGGGACTGGAGGCCAACTTCTGCAGGAATCCTGATGGGGATAGCCATGGGCCCTGGTGCTATACCTTGGACCCGGATATCCTGTTTGACTACTGTGCCCTACAGCGCTGTG ATGATGACCAGCCACCATCCATTCTGGACCCCCCAG GTGGTGTTTGAAAAGTGTGGCAAGAGAGTTGACAAGAGTAATAAACTTCGTGTGGTGGGAGGCCATCCTGGGAACTCCCCATGGACGGTCAGCTTGCGGAATCG ACAGGGCCAGCATTTCTGTGGGGGCTCCCTAGTGAAGGAGCAGTGGGTACTGACTGCCCGGCAATGCATCTGGTCATG CCACGAACCTCTCACAGGATACGAGGTATGGTTGGGTACAATTAACCAGAACCCACAGCCTGGAGAGGCAAACCTGCAGAGGGTCCCAGTGGCCAAGGCAGTGTGCGGCCCTGCAGGCTCCCAGCTTGTTCTGCTCAAGCTGGAGAG ACCTGTGATCCTGAACCATCACGTGGCCCTGATTTGCCTGCCTCCTGAACAGTATGTGGTACCTCCAGGGACCAAGTGTGAGATCGCAGGCTGGGGTGAATCCATCG GTACAAGCAATAACACAGTCCTTCATGTGGCCTCGATGAATGTCATCTCCAACCAGGAATGTAACACGAAGTACCGAGGACACATACAAGAGAGTGAGATATGCACCCAGGGACTGGTGGTCCCTGTGGGGGCTTGTGAG GGTGACTACGGGGGCCCACTTGCCTGCTATACCCATGACTGCTGGGTCCTACAGGGACTTATCATCCCGAACAGAGTGTGTGCACGGCCCCGCTGGCCAGCTATCTTCACACGGGTGTCTGTGTTCGTGGACTGGATTAACAAGGTCATGCAGCTGGAGTAG
- the Mst1 gene encoding hepatocyte growth factor-like protein isoform X3 yields the protein MRRDLRENFCRNPDGSEAPWCFTSRPGLRMAFCHQIPRCTEELVPEGCYHGSGEQYRGSVSKTRKGVQCQHWSSETPHKPQFTPTSAPQAGLEANFCRNPDGDSHGPWCYTLDPDILFDYCALQRCDDDQPPSILDPPDQVVFEKCGKRVDKSNKLRVVGGHPGNSPWTVSLRNRQGQHFCGGSLVKEQWVLTARQCIWSCHEPLTGYEVWLGTINQNPQPGEANLQRVPVAKAVCGPAGSQLVLLKLERPVILNHHVALICLPPEQYVVPPGTKCEIAGWGESIGTSNNTVLHVASMNVISNQECNTKYRGHIQESEICTQGLVVPVGACEGDYGGPLACYTHDCWVLQGLIIPNRVCARPRWPAIFTRVSVFVDWINKVMQLE from the exons ATGCGAAG GGACCTTCGTGAGAATTTCTGCCGGAATCCTGATGGCTCCGAGGCGCCTTGGTGCTTCACATCTCGACCTGGTTTGCGCATGGCCTTCTGCCACCAGATCCCACGCTGCACTGAAGAACTGGTGCCAGAGG GATGCTACCACGGCTCAGGTGAACAGTATCGTGGCTCAGTCAGCAAGACGCGCAAGGGCGTTCAGTGCCAGCACTGGTCCTCTGAGACACCGCACAAGCCACA ATTTACACCCACCTCGGCACCGCAGGCGGGACTGGAGGCCAACTTCTGCAGGAATCCTGATGGGGATAGCCATGGGCCCTGGTGCTATACCTTGGACCCGGATATCCTGTTTGACTACTGTGCCCTACAGCGCTGTG ATGATGACCAGCCACCATCCATTCTGGACCCCCCAG ACCAGGTGGTGTTTGAAAAGTGTGGCAAGAGAGTTGACAAGAGTAATAAACTTCGTGTGGTGGGAGGCCATCCTGGGAACTCCCCATGGACGGTCAGCTTGCGGAATCG ACAGGGCCAGCATTTCTGTGGGGGCTCCCTAGTGAAGGAGCAGTGGGTACTGACTGCCCGGCAATGCATCTGGTCATG CCACGAACCTCTCACAGGATACGAGGTATGGTTGGGTACAATTAACCAGAACCCACAGCCTGGAGAGGCAAACCTGCAGAGGGTCCCAGTGGCCAAGGCAGTGTGCGGCCCTGCAGGCTCCCAGCTTGTTCTGCTCAAGCTGGAGAG ACCTGTGATCCTGAACCATCACGTGGCCCTGATTTGCCTGCCTCCTGAACAGTATGTGGTACCTCCAGGGACCAAGTGTGAGATCGCAGGCTGGGGTGAATCCATCG GTACAAGCAATAACACAGTCCTTCATGTGGCCTCGATGAATGTCATCTCCAACCAGGAATGTAACACGAAGTACCGAGGACACATACAAGAGAGTGAGATATGCACCCAGGGACTGGTGGTCCCTGTGGGGGCTTGTGAG GGTGACTACGGGGGCCCACTTGCCTGCTATACCCATGACTGCTGGGTCCTACAGGGACTTATCATCCCGAACAGAGTGTGTGCACGGCCCCGCTGGCCAGCTATCTTCACACGGGTGTCTGTGTTCGTGGACTGGATTAACAAGGTCATGCAGCTGGAGTAG
- the Mst1 gene encoding hepatocyte growth factor-like protein isoform X1 — MGWLPLLLLLVQCSRALGQRSPLNDFQLFRGTELRNLLHTAVPGPWQEDVADAEECARRCGPLLDCRAFHYNMSSHGCQLLPWTQHSLHTQLYHSSLCHLFQKKDYVRTCIMDNGVSYRGTVARTAGGLPCQAWSRRFPNDHKYTPTPKNGLEENFCRNPDGDPRGPWCYTTNRSVRFQSCGIKTCREAVCVLCNGEDYRGEVDVTESGRECQRWDLQHPHSHPFQPEKFLDKDLKDNYCRNPDGSERPWCYTTDPNVEREFCDLPSCGRLQGQGLGRSLEKTGGHGSTGRGPNLPPTVKGSKSQRRNKGKALNCFRGKGEDYRGTTNTTSAGVPCQRWDAQSPHQHRFVPEKYACKDLRENFCRNPDGSEAPWCFTSRPGLRMAFCHQIPRCTEELVPEGCYHGSGEQYRGSVSKTRKGVQCQHWSSETPHKPQFTPTSAPQAGLEANFCRNPDGDSHGPWCYTLDPDILFDYCALQRCDDDQPPSILDPPGGV, encoded by the exons ATGGGGTGGCTCCCACTTCTGCTGCTTCTGGTACAGTGTTCAAGGGCTCTTG GGCAGCGCTCACCACTGAATGACTTCCAGCTGTTCCGGGGCACAGAGTTAAGGAACCTGTTACACACAGCGGTGCCGGGGCCATGGCAGGAGGATGTGGCAGATGCTGAGGAGTGTGCTAGGCGCTGTGGGCCCCTTCTGGACTGTCG GGCCTTCCACTACAACATGAGCAGCCATGGTTGCCAGCTGCTGCCGTGGACCCAGCACTCGCTGCacacacagctataccactcgaGTCTGTGCCATCTCTTCCAGAAGAAAG ATTATGTGCGGACCTGCATTATGGACAATGGGGTCAGCTACCGGGGCACTGTGGCCAGGACAGCTGGTGGCCTGCCCTGCCAAGCCTGGAGTCGCAGGTTCCCCAATGACCACAA GTATACGCCCACGCCAAAGAATGGCCTGGAAGAGAACTTCTGTAGGAACCCTGATGGGGATCCCAGAGGTCCCTGGTGCTACACAACAAACCGCAGTGTGCGTTTCCAGAGCTGTGGCATCAAAACCTGCAGGGAGG CTGTTTGTGTTCTGTGCAACGGTGAGGATTACCGTGGCGAGGTAGACGTTACAGAGTCAGGGCGGGAGTGTCAACGCTGGGACCTGCAGCACCCCCACTCGCACCCTTTCCAGCCTGAAAA GTTCCTAGACAAAGATCTGAAAGACAACTATTGTCGTAATCCGGACGGATCTGAGCGGCCCTGGTGCTACACCACAGACCCGAATGTTGAGCGAGAATTCTGCGACCTGCCCAGTTGCGGTAGGCTGCAGGGTCAGGGTCTAGGAAGGAGCTTGGAAAAAACTGGCGGGCACGGTTCAACTGGGAGAG GGCCTAACCTGCCTCCGACCGTCAAAGGATCCAAGTCACAGCGGCGCAACAAGGGCAAGGCTCTTAACTGCTTCCGCGGAAAAGGTGAAGACTATCGAGGCACAACCAATACCACCTCTGCGGGCGTGCCCTGCCAGCGGTGGGATGCGCAGAGTCCACACCAGCACCGCTTTGTGCCAGAGAAATATGCTTGCAA GGACCTTCGTGAGAATTTCTGCCGGAATCCTGATGGCTCCGAGGCGCCTTGGTGCTTCACATCTCGACCTGGTTTGCGCATGGCCTTCTGCCACCAGATCCCACGCTGCACTGAAGAACTGGTGCCAGAGG GATGCTACCACGGCTCAGGTGAACAGTATCGTGGCTCAGTCAGCAAGACGCGCAAGGGCGTTCAGTGCCAGCACTGGTCCTCTGAGACACCGCACAAGCCACA ATTTACACCCACCTCGGCACCGCAGGCGGGACTGGAGGCCAACTTCTGCAGGAATCCTGATGGGGATAGCCATGGGCCCTGGTGCTATACCTTGGACCCGGATATCCTGTTTGACTACTGTGCCCTACAGCGCTGTG ATGATGACCAGCCACCATCCATTCTGGACCCCCCAG GTGGTGTTTGA
- the Mst1 gene encoding hepatocyte growth factor-like protein precursor — translation MGWLPLLLLLVQCSRALGQRSPLNDFQLFRGTELRNLLHTAVPGPWQEDVADAEECARRCGPLLDCRAFHYNMSSHGCQLLPWTQHSLHTQLYHSSLCHLFQKKDYVRTCIMDNGVSYRGTVARTAGGLPCQAWSRRFPNDHKYTPTPKNGLEENFCRNPDGDPRGPWCYTTNRSVRFQSCGIKTCREAVCVLCNGEDYRGEVDVTESGRECQRWDLQHPHSHPFQPEKFLDKDLKDNYCRNPDGSERPWCYTTDPNVEREFCDLPSCGPNLPPTVKGSKSQRRNKGKALNCFRGKGEDYRGTTNTTSAGVPCQRWDAQSPHQHRFVPEKYACKDLRENFCRNPDGSEAPWCFTSRPGLRMAFCHQIPRCTEELVPEGCYHGSGEQYRGSVSKTRKGVQCQHWSSETPHKPQFTPTSAPQAGLEANFCRNPDGDSHGPWCYTLDPDILFDYCALQRCDDDQPPSILDPPDQVVFEKCGKRVDKSNKLRVVGGHPGNSPWTVSLRNRQGQHFCGGSLVKEQWVLTARQCIWSCHEPLTGYEVWLGTINQNPQPGEANLQRVPVAKAVCGPAGSQLVLLKLERPVILNHHVALICLPPEQYVVPPGTKCEIAGWGESIGTSNNTVLHVASMNVISNQECNTKYRGHIQESEICTQGLVVPVGACEGDYGGPLACYTHDCWVLQGLIIPNRVCARPRWPAIFTRVSVFVDWINKVMQLE, via the exons ATGGGGTGGCTCCCACTTCTGCTGCTTCTGGTACAGTGTTCAAGGGCTCTTG GGCAGCGCTCACCACTGAATGACTTCCAGCTGTTCCGGGGCACAGAGTTAAGGAACCTGTTACACACAGCGGTGCCGGGGCCATGGCAGGAGGATGTGGCAGATGCTGAGGAGTGTGCTAGGCGCTGTGGGCCCCTTCTGGACTGTCG GGCCTTCCACTACAACATGAGCAGCCATGGTTGCCAGCTGCTGCCGTGGACCCAGCACTCGCTGCacacacagctataccactcgaGTCTGTGCCATCTCTTCCAGAAGAAAG ATTATGTGCGGACCTGCATTATGGACAATGGGGTCAGCTACCGGGGCACTGTGGCCAGGACAGCTGGTGGCCTGCCCTGCCAAGCCTGGAGTCGCAGGTTCCCCAATGACCACAA GTATACGCCCACGCCAAAGAATGGCCTGGAAGAGAACTTCTGTAGGAACCCTGATGGGGATCCCAGAGGTCCCTGGTGCTACACAACAAACCGCAGTGTGCGTTTCCAGAGCTGTGGCATCAAAACCTGCAGGGAGG CTGTTTGTGTTCTGTGCAACGGTGAGGATTACCGTGGCGAGGTAGACGTTACAGAGTCAGGGCGGGAGTGTCAACGCTGGGACCTGCAGCACCCCCACTCGCACCCTTTCCAGCCTGAAAA GTTCCTAGACAAAGATCTGAAAGACAACTATTGTCGTAATCCGGACGGATCTGAGCGGCCCTGGTGCTACACCACAGACCCGAATGTTGAGCGAGAATTCTGCGACCTGCCCAGTTGCG GGCCTAACCTGCCTCCGACCGTCAAAGGATCCAAGTCACAGCGGCGCAACAAGGGCAAGGCTCTTAACTGCTTCCGCGGAAAAGGTGAAGACTATCGAGGCACAACCAATACCACCTCTGCGGGCGTGCCCTGCCAGCGGTGGGATGCGCAGAGTCCACACCAGCACCGCTTTGTGCCAGAGAAATATGCTTGCAA GGACCTTCGTGAGAATTTCTGCCGGAATCCTGATGGCTCCGAGGCGCCTTGGTGCTTCACATCTCGACCTGGTTTGCGCATGGCCTTCTGCCACCAGATCCCACGCTGCACTGAAGAACTGGTGCCAGAGG GATGCTACCACGGCTCAGGTGAACAGTATCGTGGCTCAGTCAGCAAGACGCGCAAGGGCGTTCAGTGCCAGCACTGGTCCTCTGAGACACCGCACAAGCCACA ATTTACACCCACCTCGGCACCGCAGGCGGGACTGGAGGCCAACTTCTGCAGGAATCCTGATGGGGATAGCCATGGGCCCTGGTGCTATACCTTGGACCCGGATATCCTGTTTGACTACTGTGCCCTACAGCGCTGTG ATGATGACCAGCCACCATCCATTCTGGACCCCCCAG ACCAGGTGGTGTTTGAAAAGTGTGGCAAGAGAGTTGACAAGAGTAATAAACTTCGTGTGGTGGGAGGCCATCCTGGGAACTCCCCATGGACGGTCAGCTTGCGGAATCG ACAGGGCCAGCATTTCTGTGGGGGCTCCCTAGTGAAGGAGCAGTGGGTACTGACTGCCCGGCAATGCATCTGGTCATG CCACGAACCTCTCACAGGATACGAGGTATGGTTGGGTACAATTAACCAGAACCCACAGCCTGGAGAGGCAAACCTGCAGAGGGTCCCAGTGGCCAAGGCAGTGTGCGGCCCTGCAGGCTCCCAGCTTGTTCTGCTCAAGCTGGAGAG ACCTGTGATCCTGAACCATCACGTGGCCCTGATTTGCCTGCCTCCTGAACAGTATGTGGTACCTCCAGGGACCAAGTGTGAGATCGCAGGCTGGGGTGAATCCATCG GTACAAGCAATAACACAGTCCTTCATGTGGCCTCGATGAATGTCATCTCCAACCAGGAATGTAACACGAAGTACCGAGGACACATACAAGAGAGTGAGATATGCACCCAGGGACTGGTGGTCCCTGTGGGGGCTTGTGAG GGTGACTACGGGGGCCCACTTGCCTGCTATACCCATGACTGCTGGGTCCTACAGGGACTTATCATCCCGAACAGAGTGTGTGCACGGCCCCGCTGGCCAGCTATCTTCACACGGGTGTCTGTGTTCGTGGACTGGATTAACAAGGTCATGCAGCTGGAGTAG